One genomic region from Longimicrobiales bacterium encodes:
- a CDS encoding response regulator: MAKTVLICDDALFMRTMLGDILRQAGFSVVGEAQSGSEAVQKYRELQPSLVTMDIVMPDMGGIDAVRAIMKDFPDAKILMCSAMGQQALVIEAIQAGARDFVVKPFQPSRVLEAVQRVLS, translated from the coding sequence ATGGCGAAGACGGTCCTGATCTGCGATGACGCGCTCTTCATGCGCACCATGCTGGGTGACATCCTGCGCCAGGCGGGCTTCAGCGTCGTCGGCGAAGCGCAGAGCGGCTCGGAGGCGGTGCAGAAGTACCGTGAGCTGCAGCCGTCGCTGGTCACGATGGACATCGTCATGCCGGACATGGGCGGCATCGATGCGGTACGCGCGATCATGAAGGACTTTCCGGACGCCAAGATCCTCATGTGCAGCGCGATGGGGCAGCAGGCACTGGTGATCGAGGCGATTCAGGCGGGTGCTCGCGACTTCGTCGTGAAGCCGTTCCAGCCGTCGCGAGTGCTCGAGGCCGTGCAGCGCGTGCTCAGCTGA